CGGGCGCGCCGTTCAGCGTCACACGGCCGTCGTCGATCCACTGCGTGGCGCGGCTGCGCGACACGTCGAGACGCGCGGCCAGCCACGCGTCCAGCCGGCCGGCCGCGTCGTCGCCGGCGGCCAGCTCCAGCGTGCGGTCAGTCGGCGGGCTCTGCAATATCCAGCTCGGTTTCGATCTTCTGCTCCTCGCGCCAGAGCGAGTAGGCCAGCAGCAGCGCGCCGCAGGTCACGGCGATGTCGGCCACGTTGAACACCGGCCAGCGCGTTTCGCCCACCCCGAAGTCCAGGAAATCCACCACGCCGCGCGCCGAGCGCACCCGGTCGATCACGTTGCCGATGGCGCCGCCGGTCACGCTGGCGATGGCGATCAGCCGCAGCCGGTCGCGCCAGGGCGTGCCGCGGAACATCACCCAGAGCACGACCACGGCCACGGCGGCCAGCGCCATGAACACCCAGCGTGACGCATCGCCCAGGTGCAGCCCGAACGCGGCGCCGGTGTTGTAGATGAAGGTCAGGCGGAAGAAGTCGCCGCCCACCTCCACCGGCGTGTACGGGCGGAGCGTGCGCAGGACCATGGCCTTGGTCACCTGGTCCAGCACGATCACGCCGCCCACGGTCGCGGCATACAGCACCATCTTGCGGCGCGCCTCGTCGGCCGGGGTCGTTGCCGCCATGGGCTGGCTCTGCGTCATCACGTTCTCGGTCATCCGTTCATGCTTCGGTTCGCGCGCGCCGGCGCGGCATCATCGGCGGGAGTCCACCTGTTACCCGCGGACGCCGCCGGCCGGTCCCCATCCCCGCGACACGCGGGCGGTGGACGAGAACGCGTGGGGCCGGGGTTCAGCAGCTTCCGGACCCGGGCCGCGCGGCGCGAAAAAAGATCGCGGAATATAACCGGCGCGGCAATTCGCCGCGCCTGCCCGCGATGCCGGTGTTCAATCCGGCTCCGCGGAGCCCGCGGGGCGTGCGCCGGGGGTGCCGGGCGCCATCAGCCCCGCGCCGGAGTCCATGCGGAAGTCGGCGAGGGTGCTGTCGTACGGTACCGCATCGGCCTGCACCGGGCCGATCTCCCTTCCGGAAGGGGTGAGGAGGTACAGCCAGTCGTACGAGCCGCCCGCCAGGAAGTAGCGGTGCTGCCCTACCAGCAGGTTTCCCGCGTACCGGCCCTTCTGCACCACCTCGGCCAGCCACCCG
The nucleotide sequence above comes from Longimicrobium sp.. Encoded proteins:
- the lspA gene encoding signal peptidase II; this encodes MTENVMTQSQPMAATTPADEARRKMVLYAATVGGVIVLDQVTKAMVLRTLRPYTPVEVGGDFFRLTFIYNTGAAFGLHLGDASRWVFMALAAVAVVVLWVMFRGTPWRDRLRLIAIASVTGGAIGNVIDRVRSARGVVDFLDFGVGETRWPVFNVADIAVTCGALLLAYSLWREEQKIETELDIAEPAD